Proteins encoded by one window of Superficieibacter sp. HKU1:
- the nfuA gene encoding Fe-S biogenesis protein NfuA, with translation MIRISDAAQAHFAKLLANQEEGTQIRVFVINPGTPNAECGVSYCPPDAVEASDTALKFDLLTAYVDELSAPYLEDADIDFVTDQLGSQLTLKAPNAKMRKVSDDAPLMERVEYMLQAQVNPQLAGHGGRVTLMEITDDGYAILQFGGGCNGCSMIDVTLKDGIEKQLLAEFPDLKGVRDLTEHQRGEHSYY, from the coding sequence ATGATCCGTATTTCCGATGCTGCACAAGCGCACTTTGCCAAACTGTTGGCAAATCAGGAAGAAGGGACGCAAATCCGTGTATTTGTCATCAATCCCGGTACTCCTAACGCTGAATGCGGCGTTTCTTATTGTCCACCCGATGCTGTGGAAGCGAGCGATACTGCCCTGAAATTTGATTTGCTGACGGCCTACGTGGACGAGTTAAGCGCCCCGTACCTGGAAGATGCGGATATCGATTTCGTGACCGACCAGCTCGGCTCTCAGCTGACGCTGAAAGCGCCGAACGCCAAAATGCGTAAAGTTTCTGACGACGCGCCGTTAATGGAGCGCGTAGAGTATATGCTCCAGGCGCAGGTGAACCCGCAGCTTGCCGGGCACGGCGGCCGCGTTACGCTGATGGAAATCACCGACGACGGCTACGCCATCCTGCAATTTGGCGGCGGCTGTAACGGCTGCTCCATGATCGATGTCACTCTGAAAGACGGCATTGAAAAGCAGCTGCTGGCAGAGTTCCCGGACCTGAAAGGGGTGCGCGATCTCACCGAACACCAGCGCGGCGAGCACTCTTACTACTGA
- the gntX gene encoding DNA utilization protein GntX, with protein MLTACGLCWLCRMPLALPSWGICSRCVNAISHHTNVCPQCGLPAQDPHLPCGRCLQKAPPWQRLIAVSDYVAPLSSLIHRFKFSGKAELAPALARLLLLKFIQARQLSGLPRPDRIVSVPLWQKRHWHRGFNQSDLLCRPLSHWLGCRYETEAITRIRATTTQHHLPARLRKHNLKNAFHLEFPVRGLHIVIVDDVVTTGSTVAEISRLLLRGGAATVHVWCLCRTL; from the coding sequence ATGTTAACAGCCTGTGGCTTATGCTGGCTATGCCGAATGCCGCTCGCCCTGCCGTCCTGGGGAATCTGCTCCCGTTGCGTCAACGCGATCTCTCACCACACCAATGTGTGTCCTCAGTGCGGTTTGCCCGCCCAGGATCCTCACTTGCCCTGCGGTCGTTGTTTGCAAAAAGCGCCGCCGTGGCAACGGCTGATCGCCGTCAGCGATTACGTTGCGCCCCTGAGTTCACTTATTCATCGCTTCAAATTTTCAGGCAAAGCAGAACTGGCCCCGGCGCTGGCGCGCCTGCTGCTGCTGAAATTTATACAGGCCCGCCAGCTATCCGGCCTGCCGCGTCCGGACCGCATTGTCAGCGTTCCGCTGTGGCAAAAAAGACACTGGCACAGAGGGTTTAATCAGAGCGACCTACTCTGCCGTCCTCTGTCACACTGGCTGGGCTGTCGGTACGAGACGGAGGCCATCACGCGTATTCGGGCTACGACGACACAACATCATCTCCCGGCCCGGCTGCGAAAGCACAATTTGAAAAACGCCTTTCACCTTGAATTTCCGGTTCGCGGACTCCATATCGTTATTGTGGATGATGTCGTCACCACGGGCAGTACTGTCGCAGAAATTTCCCGGCTGCTGTTACGCGGCGGTGCAGCGACGGTCCATGTCTGGTGCCTCTGTCGGACCTTGTAG
- the bioH gene encoding pimeloyl-ACP methyl ester esterase BioH, protein MNEIWWQTKGEGNCHLVLLHGWGLNAQVWDCITPELSAHFTLHLVDLPGFGRSRSFGAMSLAEMAARIQEHAPEKAIWLGWSLGGLVASQVALTSPQRVQALVTVASSPCFCTEGDWPGIKPEVLSGFQQQLSEDFQRTVERFLALQTMGTESARQDARRLKSAVLALPMPDVEVLNGGLDILKKSDLREPLAGLTVPFLRIYGYLDGLVPRKVIPRLDAAWPASESLTIQKAAHAPFISHPAEFCQALISLNARL, encoded by the coding sequence ATGAATGAGATCTGGTGGCAAACCAAAGGGGAAGGAAATTGCCATCTTGTGCTGCTGCACGGATGGGGACTGAATGCGCAGGTATGGGATTGCATAACGCCGGAATTAAGCGCGCATTTTACGCTGCATCTGGTGGATCTGCCGGGCTTCGGTCGTAGCCGTAGTTTTGGTGCCATGTCGCTGGCGGAAATGGCGGCGCGCATTCAGGAACACGCGCCGGAAAAAGCCATCTGGCTGGGCTGGAGCCTGGGTGGGCTGGTGGCAAGTCAGGTCGCGCTGACCTCTCCACAGCGCGTACAGGCACTGGTCACCGTCGCCTCGTCCCCCTGTTTTTGTACCGAGGGCGACTGGCCGGGGATCAAACCCGAGGTGCTTTCCGGCTTTCAGCAGCAGTTAAGTGAGGATTTCCAGCGTACGGTTGAGCGTTTTCTGGCGCTGCAAACCATGGGCACCGAGAGTGCAAGACAGGATGCCCGCCGCCTGAAAAGTGCCGTCCTGGCCTTGCCGATGCCGGACGTTGAAGTACTCAACGGCGGGCTGGATATTCTGAAAAAGAGCGATTTACGCGAGCCGCTCGCTGGACTGACCGTGCCGTTCCTGCGTATTTACGGCTATCTTGACGGCCTGGTGCCGCGTAAAGTTATTCCACGACTGGACGCCGCGTGGCCTGCCAGCGAGTCGCTGACGATCCAGAAGGCGGCGCATGCACCGTTTATCTCTCATCCGGCAGAATTTTGTCAGGCGCTCATCTCACTCAACGCGCGTTTGTAG
- a CDS encoding YdgH/BhsA/McbA-like domain containing protein, with amino-acid sequence MKLVTGIVASLVIGSLSFGVMAAEELHKDKLKEMNLTKVGDISTDKGTAPMDAQRELSKKADELGGKYYVITSAKKSEKDIHTTAEVYK; translated from the coding sequence ATGAAACTGGTCACCGGTATTGTTGCGTCCCTGGTTATTGGATCGCTGTCTTTTGGCGTGATGGCTGCGGAAGAACTGCACAAAGATAAACTGAAAGAGATGAATTTAACGAAAGTAGGCGACATCAGTACTGATAAAGGCACCGCACCGATGGATGCACAGCGCGAGCTGTCGAAAAAAGCTGACGAGCTGGGCGGGAAGTATTATGTGATCACCAGCGCGAAGAAATCAGAGAAAGATATTCACACCACGGCTGAAGTGTATAAATAA
- the feoC gene encoding [Fe-S]-dependent transcriptional repressor FeoC, with protein sequence MASLIDVRNMLALQGRMEASQLSSALHLPRPLLDAMLNRMEAMGKARRMQEDVEGCLTGSCKSCPEGKACAREWWTLG encoded by the coding sequence ATGGCCTCGCTGATTGACGTGCGCAACATGCTCGCCTTGCAGGGGCGGATGGAAGCCAGCCAGCTTAGCAGCGCGCTGCATCTTCCCCGCCCTCTGCTTGATGCCATGTTAAATCGCATGGAAGCAATGGGCAAAGCCCGGCGGATGCAGGAAGACGTTGAGGGTTGCCTGACCGGAAGTTGTAAAAGCTGTCCGGAAGGAAAAGCCTGTGCGCGAGAGTGGTGGACGTTAGGCTGA